The following are from one region of the Mustela lutreola isolate mMusLut2 chromosome 7, mMusLut2.pri, whole genome shotgun sequence genome:
- the LOC131835258 gene encoding olfactory receptor 4K2 produces MDVANKSISEFVLLGLFKSRELQLFFFMVFSLFYVATMVGNSLIVITVIADSHLHSPMYFLLTNLSIIDMSLASFATPKMITDYLTGHKTISFDGCITQIFFLHLFTGTEIILLMAMSLDRYIAICKPLRYASVINPWVCTALVVASWVVGVMHSMSQVIFALTLPFCGPNEVDSFFCDLPVVFQLACVDTYVLGLFMISTSGIIALSCFILLFNSYVMILVTIKHHSSKGSSKALSTCTAHFIVVFMFFGPCIFIYMWPLNSFLVDKILSVFYTIFTPILNPIIYTLRNQEVKTAMRKLKNRLLNPKKTTPLHYF; encoded by the coding sequence ATGGATGTGGCCAATAAATCTATTTCTGAATTTGTCTTGCTGGGACTCTTTAAGTCCCGGGAACTTCAGCTGTTTTTTTTCATGGTGTTTTCACTGTTTTATGTAGCAACAATGGTTGGTAACAGCCTCATAGTCATCACGGTTATAGCTGACTCTCACCTACATTCTCCTATGTATTTCCTGCTTACCAACCTTTCCATCATTGATATGTCACTTGCTTCCTTTGCCACTCCTAAGATGATTACAGACTACCTCACTGGACACAAAaccatttcctttgatggctgcatcacCCAGATATTTTTTCTACACCTTTTTACTGGtactgaaataattttacttatggCCATGTCCCTTGATAGGTATATTGCAATATGCAAGCCTCTCCGCTATGCTTCAGTCATAAATCCCTGGGTGTGTACTGCACTTGTGGTGGCTTCCTGGGTTGTGGGAGTCATGCATTCAATGAGCCAGGTCATATTTGCTCTCACATTACCGTTCTGTGGTCCCAATGAAGTAGACAGCTTTTTCTGTGACCTTCCTGTAGTGTTCCAGCTGGCTTGTGTGGATACTTATGTTCTGGGCCTCTTCATGATCTCAACTAGTGGCATAATTGCCTTATcctgctttattcttttattcaattCTTATGTTATGatcctggttactatcaagcatCATTCTTCAAAAGGATCTTCTAAGGCCCTTTCTACCTGCACAGCTCATTTTATTGTTGTCTTCATGTTCTTTGGGCCATGCATCTTCATTTATATGTGGCCACTAAACAGTTTCCTTGTAGATAAGATCCTGTCTGTGTTTTATACCATCTTTACTCCCATTCTGAACCCAATAATCTATACCTTAAGGAATCAAGAAGTGAAGACAGCtatgaggaaactgaaaaataGGCTTCTAAATCCCAAGAAGACGACTCCTTTGCATTATTTTTAG